The following proteins come from a genomic window of Lolium rigidum isolate FL_2022 chromosome 5, APGP_CSIRO_Lrig_0.1, whole genome shotgun sequence:
- the LOC124652554 gene encoding proteasome subunit beta type-7-A-like: protein MAGSMELPAKGGFSFDLCRRNAMLEKNGLKMPGFRKTGTTIVGLVFQDGVVLGADTRATEGPIVADKNCEKIHFMAPNIYCCGAGTAADTEAVTDMVSSQLQLHRYATSRESRVVTALTLLKTHLFNYQGHVSAALVLGGVDVTGPHLHTVYPHGSTDTLPFATMGSGSLAAMSVFESRYKEGLTRGEGIQLVADAICAGIFNDLGSGSNVDVCVITKGKTEYLRTHQEPNPRTYASSKGFSFAKGHTEVLSTKITQLKLKPEVTEGDAMEEE from the exons ATGGCCGGATCGATGGAACTCCCCGCCAAGGGCGGCTTCAGCTTCGACCTGTGCCGCAGGAACGCCATGCTGGAGAAGAACGGCCTCAAGATGCCCGGGTTCAGGAAGACCGGAACCACCATCGTCGGCCTCGTGTTTCAG GATGGTGTAGTTCTTGGGGCAGACACAAGGGCAACTGAGGGTCCTATAGTTGCTGATAAGAACTGCGAGAAAATTCATTTCATGGCACCGAACATATACTGCTGTGGTGCTGGAACTGCTGCTGACACGGAGGCTGTGACAG ATATGGTCAGCTCCCAGCTACAGCTTCACCGTTATGCTACTAGTCGCGAGTCAAGAGTTGTGACCGCCCTTACACTACTGAAGACACACCTGTTTAACTACCAAGGTCATGTTAGTGCTGCCCTGGTTCTTGGCGGAGTAGATGTAACTGGACCACATCTTCACACT GTTTATCCACATGGTTCCACAGATACTCTTCCTTTTGCCACGATGGGTTCTGGATCCCTTGCTGCAATGTCTGTGTTTGAATCGAGGTACAAAGAAGGCCTCACT AGGGGGGAGGGAATACAACTTGTAGCTGATGCAATATGTGCTGGTATCTTCAATGACTTGGGGAGTGGCAGCAACGTGGATGTTTGTGTAATAACCAAG GGGAAAACGGAGTACTTGAGAACCCACCAGGAACCAAATCCAAGGACTTACGCTAGCTCGAAGGGTTTTAGCTTCGCGAAAGGTCATACTG AGGTATTGTCCACAAAGATCACACAGCTCAAGCTAAAGCCTGAGGTCACCGAGGGTGATGCCATGGAAGAGGAGTAA
- the LOC124654399 gene encoding hexokinase-7-like yields the protein MAEQVVAQLREDCATPLARLDSVAAAMEEEMRAGLREEGGSKIKMIVSYIDNLPNGSEEGLFYALDLGGTNFRVLRVQLAGKDKRVANLESREVSIPPHLISGSSADLFGFIASALAKFVADEGPQNKVVLGGKQRELGFTFSFPVRQTSVASGTLIKWTKEFAVDDAVGEDVVAELKTAMEKQGLDMRVSALINDTVGTLAAGSYNDEDIVIGVILGTGSNAAYVEKANAIPKLNGELPQSGNMVINTEWGNFNSPCLPITEYDQALDEESVNPRGQIFEKLISGLYLGDIVRRVLLKIATQCSIFGDVDSTKLRSHFVLRTPDVSAMHHDETPDLTIVAEKLAANLKIADTSFETRKMVVEICDIVTTRSARLAAAGIVGIMRKIGRGTPDDKRKTGIAIDGGLFEHYGKFRQCLESTLVELLGEEASKSVSVNLTKDGSGLGAALIAAAHSQYTN from the exons ATGGCAGAGCAGGTGGTAGCGCAGCTCCGGGAGGACTGCGCCACGCCGTTGGCGCGGCTGGATTCTGTGGCCgcggcgatggaggaggagatGAGGGCGGGACTGCGGGAGGAAG GCGGGAGCAAGATAAAGATGATCGTCTCCTACATCGACAACCTCCCCAACGG GAGCGAAGAGGGCTTGTTCTACGCGCTGGACCTCGGAGGAACAAACTTCCGCGTCCTGCGCGTGCAGCTCGCGGGCAAGGACAAGCGCGTCGCCAACCTCGAGTCCAGGGAGGTCTCTATTCCTCCTCATCTCATCTCAGGAAGCTCCGCG GATCTGTTTGGCTTCATCGCGTCTGCTCTGGCCAAGTTCGTTGCCGACGAAGGGCCGCAGAACAAAGTAGTATTGGGTGGCAAGCAGAGGGAGCTGGGGTtcaccttttctttccccgtcagGCAAACGTCCGTTGCATCTGGCACGCTCATCAAGTGGACCAAGGAGTTTGCGGTAGATGACGCG GTTGGTGAAGATGTGGTAGCTGAATTGAAGACGGCCATGGAGAAGCAAGGCCTGGACATGCGTGTGTCTGCTCTG ATCAATGACACCGTCGGAACGCTGGCTGCGGGCAGCTACAACGACGAAGATATTGTCATCGGCGTTATACTGGGTACTGGCTCAAACGCTGCATATGTCGAGAAGGCAAATGCCATACCCAAGTTGAACGGAGAGTTGCCGCAATCAGGAAATATG GTTATAAATACAGAGTGGGGTAACTTCAATTCGCCTTGCCTTCCAATCACAGAATATGACCAAGCACTAGATGAGGAGAGCGTAAACCCCAGAGGCCAG ATCTTCGAGAAGCTGATTTCTGGACTGTATCTAGGCGACATCGTGAGGAGGGTGCTTCTTAAGATTGCCACGCAGTGTTCGATTTTCGGCGATGTCGACAGCACGAAACTCAGATCTCACTTTGTTCTCAG GACTCCTGATGTATCCGCAATGCACCACGACGAAACACCTGATCTCACGATTGTGGCTGAGAAACTGGCTGCAAATCTGAAGATCGCAGACACATCCTTTGAGACTCGCAAGATGGTGGTCGAAATCTGCGACATCGTCACCACCCGGTCTGCCAGGCTGGCTGCAGCAGGGATCGTGGGGATCATGAGGAAGATCGGGAGGGGCACCCCGGATGACAAGAGGAAGACGGGCATCGCGATCGACGGAGGGCTGTTTGAGCACTACGGCAAGTTCCGGCAGTGCCTGGAGAGCACGCTGGTCGAGCTGCTGGGAGAGGAGGCGTCCAAGTCGGTGTCTGTCAATCTCACCAAAGATGGGTCGGGGCTCGGAGCTGCCCTCATTGCGGCTGCTCACTCCCAATACACCAACTGA